In the Paenibacillus sp. FSL H7-0357 genome, one interval contains:
- a CDS encoding zeta toxin family protein, with translation MNETTATMFVFAGNNGSGKSTIRNLIVDLLGVSVNIDPDALARKINNGHPEKSKVSAGKEAIRIARECIRNKWDFTVETTLAGGNVIRQMRDAKEQGFDIIVFYVGLGDVRLNIERVALRVKNGGHHIETDDIIRRNVTSMNNLLSHLDLIDQLVVIDNSKADGEIILGADKSGIKYYSDELPEWAQAIDLKLQIKYKTQK, from the coding sequence ATGAATGAGACAACTGCAACGATGTTTGTGTTTGCAGGTAATAATGGAAGTGGTAAGAGCACAATCCGCAACTTGATTGTTGACCTGCTTGGAGTAAGTGTAAATATTGATCCGGATGCACTCGCCCGTAAAATTAATAATGGACATCCTGAAAAGAGTAAAGTATCTGCTGGGAAAGAAGCCATAAGAATAGCCAGGGAGTGTATCCGAAATAAGTGGGATTTCACTGTGGAAACCACCTTAGCGGGTGGTAACGTTATAAGGCAGATGAGGGATGCAAAGGAACAAGGCTTTGATATTATTGTGTTTTATGTGGGACTAGGGGATGTTCGGCTAAATATTGAACGTGTTGCTCTACGTGTGAAAAACGGTGGCCACCATATTGAAACCGATGATATTATTAGACGCAATGTAACAAGTATGAATAATCTGTTGTCTCACTTAGACCTAATAGATCAATTAGTCGTTATTGATAATAGTAAAGCAGATGGTGAAATTATTCTTGGAGCGGATAAAAGCGGAATAAAATATTATTCAGATGAATTGCCTGAATGGGCACAAGCAATCGATCTAAAATTACAGATTAAATATAAAACGCAAAAGTAA
- a CDS encoding peroxiredoxin family protein — translation MNTILMVSNILLWVFLGIILVFIYLLTRIFVTHINNFNENTGKKALNIDDKLPSFKAKDQRGGLISSDQIMGSVTKLVFLSDHCGSCYRVLDMLQHGTGRQNYLVLKPDRPKDSSMNINDKQYNFPLIRSTRLMNSFGIEKVPLIVSFNQGGVITEIHELKDTEELTSILAG, via the coding sequence ATGAATACTATTTTAATGGTATCCAACATATTACTTTGGGTATTTCTAGGTATTATACTCGTTTTTATTTACTTGTTAACAAGAATATTTGTTACTCATATCAATAACTTCAACGAAAACACTGGAAAAAAAGCATTAAATATTGATGATAAGCTACCTAGCTTTAAGGCAAAGGATCAGAGAGGCGGGCTTATATCGTCGGATCAAATAATGGGCAGTGTAACAAAACTGGTCTTTCTAAGTGACCACTGCGGCTCCTGTTACCGGGTACTCGATATGCTGCAGCATGGAACTGGCAGACAGAATTATTTAGTTTTAAAACCAGACAGGCCAAAAGATTCCTCCATGAATATTAATGACAAACAGTACAACTTCCCTTTAATACGTTCTACCCGCTTAATGAATAGTTTCGGAATTGAAAAAGTACCATTAATTGTTTCCTTTAACCAGGGAGGCGTCATTACAGAAATTCATGAATTAAAAGATACAGAAGAATTAACATCTATTCTGGCAGGATAA
- a CDS encoding ATP-grasp domain-containing protein — protein MKVYIKKGPDNEIANHNFYAAYDGFKQMGYEIRYFQDVNELSGHQKEDVIVSYVEDVRTMLSKYEIVAPEMDYPEELTAFLGRKVWKSRLSIIANNPGEWNVFIKPVEDKKFTGVVVRSTKDLMGCGTYGEDPVILCSDVVKFVAEWRCFVRYGNILDVRRYRGNWRSQFDYRVIENIVLQYKSAPQGYAVDIGITDKGETLLIEVNDGYALGHYGLFSLDYAKLLSARWSELTNTTDECAF, from the coding sequence TTGAAGGTATACATAAAAAAAGGCCCTGATAATGAAATCGCGAACCATAATTTTTATGCTGCTTATGACGGATTTAAACAAATGGGTTATGAAATACGCTATTTCCAAGACGTGAATGAGTTGTCTGGTCATCAAAAGGAAGATGTTATTGTCAGTTATGTCGAGGACGTCAGAACCATGCTTAGCAAATACGAGATTGTTGCACCAGAAATGGACTATCCAGAAGAATTAACTGCATTTTTGGGGAGAAAAGTATGGAAGTCAAGACTGAGCATAATTGCAAATAATCCAGGAGAATGGAATGTATTCATTAAGCCGGTTGAGGATAAAAAGTTTACCGGAGTTGTGGTTAGAAGCACGAAGGATTTAATGGGATGCGGGACATACGGTGAAGATCCTGTGATACTATGCTCGGATGTGGTCAAATTCGTAGCGGAGTGGAGATGCTTCGTCAGATACGGGAATATTCTAGATGTTCGCAGGTATAGAGGGAATTGGAGATCGCAGTTCGACTATCGAGTCATTGAAAATATTGTCTTGCAATACAAGTCTGCTCCCCAAGGATACGCTGTAGATATTGGTATAACCGATAAAGGAGAAACTTTACTAATTGAAGTTAATGATGGGTATGCGCTGGGACATTATGGGCTGTTTTCTTTGGACTATGCGAAGTTATTATCCGCAAGATGGTCAGAATTGACGAATACGACTGATGAATGCGCCTTTTAA
- a CDS encoding restriction endonuclease — translation MARSFGSTVNKMIKETAKAQRAAERSRNAAIREQERHLRLQRQYERENERAIRQSIREQKAYEKEQKVLYIEGRKEETNDYNEEILYRLNEFKTIISETLGVDDKISFESLYKKDEYPAYVEPHVKRLPANSIPERESFFAGVTMEAPLIEKITGLGKKARLRSIEAAENTYNYALRNYESAEMRKNELIKENETFLNSARAEYDEAKRLYLEEIASHNSFIDDFKSSYFDKDKEAIEAYNTLILERSNYSDIFPQTFNLFYLEESKELLIEYELPNVTAVPKNKEYKYTQSRDEIKGVPFKPKELNEIYSILVASIALRTLHELFEADHGNHLDSVVFNGVVFTVDLSTGLDIRPCILTIQTKKDEFTKFDLARVDILACVKGLKAQLSPSVTELTPVKPIVDLVMYDKRFVNERDMISTLDARTNLLEMDPFDFEHLVCNLFSKIGLESKLTRSSRDGGVDVIAFDPRPVFGGKYVIQAKRYKNTVEVAAVRDLYGTMMNENASKGILVTTSTYGPDARSFAKDKPIELIDGRVLLHMLEEQGIHAKIQL, via the coding sequence GTGGCTCGGAGTTTTGGAAGTACTGTTAATAAAATGATTAAAGAAACTGCGAAAGCGCAACGTGCAGCTGAAAGATCCAGAAATGCCGCTATTCGTGAGCAGGAAAGACATTTAAGATTGCAGCGGCAATATGAACGTGAGAATGAGCGTGCTATTAGGCAGTCAATACGCGAACAAAAGGCATATGAAAAAGAACAAAAGGTACTATACATAGAAGGACGAAAAGAAGAAACGAATGATTATAATGAAGAAATTCTTTACCGGCTAAATGAATTTAAAACAATTATAAGTGAAACGCTCGGTGTGGATGACAAGATCTCATTCGAATCACTTTATAAGAAGGATGAATATCCTGCGTACGTTGAACCCCACGTTAAGCGACTTCCAGCTAATTCGATACCAGAGCGAGAAAGCTTTTTTGCAGGAGTGACTATGGAAGCCCCTTTAATAGAGAAAATCACCGGCCTCGGGAAAAAAGCGCGTCTCAGATCTATTGAAGCAGCGGAGAATACATACAACTATGCCCTTCGTAATTATGAGTCTGCAGAAATGAGAAAAAACGAACTGATTAAGGAAAATGAAACATTCCTCAACTCTGCAAGAGCTGAATATGATGAAGCAAAGCGTTTATATCTTGAGGAAATAGCTTCTCATAATAGTTTCATTGATGATTTTAAGAGTAGCTATTTCGATAAAGACAAAGAGGCCATTGAAGCTTATAACACATTGATTTTGGAACGTTCTAACTACAGTGATATCTTTCCGCAAACCTTTAATTTGTTTTATTTGGAAGAAAGCAAAGAATTATTAATAGAGTATGAATTACCGAATGTAACGGCTGTACCGAAGAATAAAGAATATAAATATACACAGAGCCGAGATGAGATCAAAGGCGTTCCGTTTAAACCTAAGGAATTAAATGAAATCTACTCTATACTTGTGGCTTCAATAGCACTCCGTACACTTCATGAGCTTTTTGAAGCTGACCATGGCAACCATTTGGATTCTGTTGTATTTAATGGAGTGGTATTTACAGTGGACTTAAGTACAGGGCTCGATATCCGGCCTTGTATTTTAACTATTCAGACCAAGAAAGACGAGTTCACTAAATTTGATCTTGCTAGGGTGGATATCCTTGCCTGTGTAAAAGGCCTTAAAGCCCAGCTCTCCCCTTCAGTAACTGAACTCACTCCAGTTAAGCCAATTGTTGATCTTGTCATGTACGATAAACGATTTGTAAATGAAAGAGATATGATATCTACGCTTGATGCACGAACCAATCTTTTGGAGATGGACCCTTTTGATTTTGAACATCTGGTTTGTAACTTGTTTTCGAAAATAGGTCTTGAATCCAAACTGACACGTTCTAGCCGAGACGGTGGAGTTGATGTCATTGCTTTTGATCCGCGTCCGGTATTTGGTGGGAAATACGTAATTCAGGCGAAAAGATATAAGAATACTGTAGAGGTAGCTGCAGTTAGGGATTTATATGGTACCATGATGAACGAGAATGCATCCAAGGGGATTTTGGTTACCACATCAACGTATGGACCCGATGCCAGAAGTTTCGCCAAGGACAAGCCCATTGAATTAATCGATGGCCGGGTGCTTTTGCATATGTTAGAGGAGCAGGGGATTCATGCGAAGATACAGTTGTGA
- a CDS encoding SMEK domain-containing protein, producing the protein MRNQIELNKCISYLTRWISEIRLQNAIRYYDINKISENLSAFILNELYGYNLINANSEVTNACAVDLIDRENNIAVQVTSRVDGKKIKKTLSDFIENRMELSYKNGIKFLILNFETVKKGNYKYNSIYKDFDFSTDVITDRMLIKRIEEVYQTNYNQFLSLLKKMRHEFGAENVRIKDDLEILEEIYNCFDRPAFSTPFYQESNLPGFIKAIEGTIEALNTGVYRLRDGSVIKNISPRSKLNDKGIREVVSSIIDDLIDLRYLYEELIRKNEIKLCGCNDENCGVHFISPYAIEEMDRARKNILLKFKGIYRGFEMKIRY; encoded by the coding sequence ATGAGAAATCAAATCGAATTAAATAAATGTATAAGTTATCTAACCCGATGGATAAGCGAGATACGATTACAAAATGCGATTAGATACTACGATATTAATAAAATTTCAGAAAACTTATCTGCGTTTATCCTAAATGAGCTTTATGGATACAATTTAATTAATGCTAATAGTGAAGTCACTAATGCTTGTGCTGTTGATTTAATAGATCGTGAAAATAATATTGCTGTTCAGGTTACTTCAAGGGTTGATGGTAAAAAAATAAAAAAGACATTATCTGATTTCATTGAAAATAGAATGGAGCTGTCCTATAAAAATGGTATCAAATTTCTAATCTTAAATTTTGAAACGGTAAAGAAAGGAAACTATAAATATAATAGTATCTACAAGGATTTTGACTTTTCAACTGATGTAATAACAGACAGGATGCTTATAAAAAGAATAGAAGAAGTATATCAAACGAACTATAATCAATTCTTATCTTTATTAAAAAAAATGCGGCATGAATTTGGCGCTGAAAATGTAAGGATTAAAGATGATCTTGAAATCCTAGAGGAAATCTATAATTGTTTTGATAGACCTGCCTTTTCAACTCCTTTTTATCAAGAAAGTAATTTACCAGGTTTTATCAAAGCTATTGAAGGAACGATAGAAGCTCTGAACACTGGAGTATACAGACTCAGAGATGGAAGTGTCATTAAGAACATAAGTCCGAGATCAAAATTAAATGATAAAGGGATAAGAGAAGTAGTATCTTCGATAATCGATGACCTTATTGACTTGAGGTATTTGTATGAAGAGCTTATTCGCAAAAACGAAATTAAGTTATGTGGATGTAATGATGAAAACTGTGGAGTTCACTTCATTTCACCTTATGCAATTGAAGAAATGGATAGAGCGAGGAAGAACATACTCTTAAAATTTAAAGGTATTTATAGGGGTTTTGAAATGAAGATAAGATACTGA
- a CDS encoding IS3 family transposase (programmed frameshift) codes for MNNKTRGSSKIFNEKEIKLLENNPNVENVTEKSITYSSTFKLAAVKAYKEGQTPMEIFLSAGFDVDIIGRKKPKHCLTRWRNTYNALGDAGLLEEQRGKGSPGRRPAGELSIEEKFKRAEARIKLLEMEKRFFKKARGARKAEDAEGTLTPSERFEIINQTIRKHGLQRVTRYLCRLASVSLSGYYRWQAVEEARQLREEADERDAFLIKKHYDALKGRAGALVVKMRLERENGIIMNHKKIRRLMRKYKLIATIRQANPYRKMAKATQEHQTCPNLLKRQFDQREPEKVLLTDITYMHYGDGQCAYLSVVKDGATRQILAHYLSSSLAMPIVERTLEKLLERLDGNIHPEALLHSDQGMHYTHPRFRLLVHKAGFTQYMSRKGNCWDNAAIESFFGHMKDDLEYKSCMTLVELRTRVDDYIAYYNSERYQWALKKMTPDEFRSHLLTAS; via the exons ATGAATAATAAAACAAGAGGAAGCTCAAAAATATTCAACGAAAAAGAGATTAAACTACTAGAGAACAATCCAAATGTAGAGAACGTGACGGAAAAGAGTATCACCTATTCGTCAACGTTTAAGTTGGCTGCGGTTAAGGCCTATAAGGAGGGTCAAACTCCAATGGAAATCTTCCTTAGTGCGGGATTTGACGTAGATATTATCGGTCGCAAGAAGCCTAAGCATTGCCTAACCCGTTGGCGTAATACGTACAATGCTCTGGGAGATGCTGGATTACTAGAGGAACAACGAGGAAAGGGATCCCCGGGCAGACGACCAGCTGGAGAACTTTCTATCGAGGAAAAGTTCAAACGTGCAGAGGCACGAATCAAGCTTTTGGAGATGGAGA AACGATTTTTTAAAAAAGCTAGAGGCGCTCGAAAAGCAGAAGATGCAGAGGGAACATTGACACCCTCCGAGCGCTTTGAAATTATTAACCAAACGATACGTAAGCACGGTTTGCAGCGAGTGACGCGTTATTTGTGCAGGCTAGCCAGTGTGAGCTTAAGCGGATATTACCGTTGGCAAGCTGTTGAGGAAGCCAGACAGTTGCGAGAGGAAGCGGACGAGCGTGACGCTTTCCTCATCAAGAAACACTATGATGCTTTAAAGGGTAGAGCAGGAGCATTGGTCGTGAAGATGAGGCTGGAACGGGAGAACGGTATCATCATGAATCATAAGAAAATTCGAAGATTAATGCGAAAATATAAGCTCATTGCTACGATCCGGCAAGCCAATCCCTATCGGAAGATGGCAAAAGCCACACAAGAGCACCAAACGTGTCCCAACTTACTCAAGCGTCAGTTTGACCAAAGAGAGCCCGAGAAAGTGCTACTGACGGATATTACCTATATGCATTATGGCGATGGACAATGTGCTTATTTATCCGTGGTGAAAGACGGGGCTACGAGACAGATTCTAGCTCACTACCTCTCTTCGTCATTGGCCATGCCAATTGTAGAACGAACACTGGAGAAACTACTTGAACGACTGGATGGCAATATTCATCCAGAAGCTCTGTTACACTCGGATCAAGGAATGCACTATACTCATCCTAGATTCCGCCTTCTCGTACACAAAGCTGGGTTTACACAGTACATGTCACGGAAAGGAAACTGCTGGGATAACGCCGCCATCGAGAGCTTCTTTGGCCATATGAAGGATGATTTGGAGTACAAGTCATGTATGACTCTCGTGGAATTACGAACAAGGGTGGATGACTATATCGCCTACTATAACTCCGAGCGATATCAATGGGCATTAAAAAAAATGACTCCCGATGAATTCAGGAGTCACCTATTAACCGCTTCTTAA
- a CDS encoding ABC transporter ATP-binding protein: MLEELAVTGICKSYRIGEVETPALQDITLSFRQREFTAIVGASGSGKSTLLSLLGTLDKPTAGQVKIGDVNVSTLKGNQLADFRFSAIGLVFQHFHLLPTLTSIENVMSPFYGRRTSVNYKARAEALLIQLGLADKARSLPSQLSGGEQQRVAIARALINKPQWLLADEPTGNLDSRNAEAFYELLQQLKTELGCGIIVVTHDLQLAGKADRTIELRDGRVIQERNVTTGGALC; encoded by the coding sequence GTGCTCGAAGAACTTGCGGTAACTGGTATCTGTAAATCATATAGGATAGGTGAGGTTGAAACCCCAGCGCTGCAGGATATTACCTTGTCCTTTCGACAGCGTGAATTTACAGCCATTGTAGGTGCCTCGGGTTCCGGCAAATCAACGCTTCTAAGCCTGCTTGGAACACTGGACAAGCCAACGGCTGGACAGGTCAAGATCGGGGACGTTAATGTCTCAACATTAAAGGGGAACCAGCTGGCAGATTTCCGGTTTTCGGCGATTGGACTTGTGTTTCAGCATTTCCACCTGCTACCTACGTTAACCAGCATTGAGAATGTCATGTCGCCCTTCTACGGAAGAAGAACCTCTGTTAATTATAAAGCACGTGCCGAAGCGCTATTGATACAGCTTGGGCTCGCAGACAAAGCCAGGTCTCTGCCCTCCCAGCTGTCCGGCGGTGAACAGCAGCGGGTGGCCATTGCACGGGCTCTAATCAACAAACCGCAATGGCTGTTGGCAGATGAGCCTACAGGAAATCTGGACTCCCGAAATGCCGAGGCCTTCTATGAGTTGCTTCAGCAGCTAAAAACAGAACTCGGATGCGGAATCATTGTTGTCACACATGATCTTCAGTTAGCCGGGAAGGCTGACCGGACTATTGAACTAAGAGATGGACGCGTTATTCAGGAAAGAAATGTGACTACAGGCGGTGCTTTATGCTAA
- the sigK gene encoding RNA polymerase sporulation sigma factor SigK, with translation MVYFYLISYRVHNLKKFDNTGEDMEDLISIGTIGLIKAIESYRPNKGTKLATFAARCIENEILMHLRSLKKTRKDVSLHDPIGTDKEGNEITLIDILGSEADDVIKEVDLKIEKSKIYRNLDILDEREKEVVVGRFGLDTGGEERTQREIAKDLGISRSYVSRIEKRALMKLYHEFYKAKR, from the coding sequence TTGGTTTATTTTTATTTGATATCGTATCGTGTCCATAACCTCAAGAAATTCGATAACACAGGCGAGGATATGGAGGATCTGATTTCCATCGGCACGATCGGACTGATCAAGGCCATCGAAAGCTACCGGCCCAACAAGGGCACGAAGCTCGCGACCTTTGCTGCTCGTTGTATAGAAAACGAAATTTTGATGCATTTAAGATCATTGAAAAAGACCCGCAAGGACGTCTCTCTCCATGATCCAATTGGGACTGACAAAGAAGGTAATGAAATTACACTCATTGATATCCTTGGCTCCGAAGCAGATGATGTCATTAAAGAAGTCGATCTCAAGATTGAAAAGAGCAAGATCTATCGTAATCTTGATATATTGGATGAACGTGAGAAGGAAGTCGTCGTCGGCCGCTTCGGCCTGGACACTGGCGGGGAAGAGCGGACGCAGCGGGAGATTGCGAAGGACTTGGGGATCTCGCGGAGTTATGTGTCGCGGATTGAGAAGCGGGCGCTGATGAAGCTGTATCATGAGTTTTATAAGGCGAAGCGGTGA
- the ltrA gene encoding group II intron reverse transcriptase/maturase, with translation MQTKLARIANIAKENPKESFTSLYHLLNEELLTQCHLELDGSKATGVDQVTKAIYEENLESNIKNLVERLKRKSYRPQPVRRAYIPKDEKSTRPLGIPSYEDKIVQLGLNKILQAIYEQDFLNLSYGFRPGRNCHDALKALNRNIEYGRTSYIVDADIRSFFTKVNHEWLMKFLGVRIADSHIQRLVRRFLKAGIMEQGRWEPTEAGTPQGSIVSPVLANLYLHYALDLWFEVVVKKACRGEASMIRYADDYVCCFQYKVDAERFYEALIKRLAKFDLEIAEEKTKILEFGRFAEENRKRKGQGKPKTFDFLGFTHYCSRSSKGKFRVKRKTSAKKFKSKVKAFKNWLRTERHQDVEELMKTIRAKLIGHYRYYGITDNSRAMSVYKFQISKTLLKWLNRRSQRRSFTADKYNLFLQRNPLPEPKIYVNIYG, from the coding sequence GTGCAAACAAAACTGGCAAGAATAGCAAACATAGCAAAAGAAAATCCAAAGGAGTCTTTCACATCGCTGTATCACCTCTTGAATGAGGAACTGCTGACACAATGCCACCTTGAACTAGACGGTAGCAAAGCTACGGGTGTCGACCAAGTTACGAAGGCAATATATGAAGAGAATCTGGAATCAAACATTAAAAACTTGGTAGAACGGCTGAAGAGGAAGAGCTACCGACCACAACCTGTAAGAAGGGCCTATATACCCAAGGATGAGAAGAGCACAAGACCGCTCGGAATCCCTTCCTACGAGGACAAAATCGTGCAATTGGGACTGAACAAGATCCTCCAAGCCATTTACGAACAGGACTTTCTGAACCTATCCTACGGTTTTCGCCCAGGGAGAAACTGTCATGACGCACTGAAAGCATTGAATCGAAATATTGAATATGGAAGAACCAGCTACATCGTGGATGCCGACATTCGTAGTTTCTTTACGAAGGTCAATCACGAATGGCTCATGAAATTCCTTGGAGTAAGAATTGCAGATTCACATATCCAAAGGCTAGTCAGACGTTTTCTGAAAGCCGGGATCATGGAACAAGGGAGATGGGAGCCGACAGAAGCCGGAACCCCACAAGGTTCAATTGTTTCTCCGGTATTGGCAAATCTTTATCTGCATTACGCCTTGGACTTATGGTTTGAGGTCGTAGTGAAGAAAGCATGCCGGGGCGAAGCAAGTATGATTAGATACGCCGATGATTACGTATGCTGCTTTCAGTACAAGGTTGATGCAGAACGATTCTATGAGGCATTAATCAAACGGTTGGCCAAATTCGATCTGGAAATTGCAGAAGAGAAAACGAAAATTCTGGAATTTGGACGTTTTGCCGAAGAGAACCGGAAGCGAAAGGGACAGGGAAAGCCTAAAACGTTTGATTTCCTGGGTTTTACTCATTATTGCAGCAGGAGCAGCAAGGGAAAGTTCAGAGTGAAGAGAAAAACGAGTGCGAAGAAGTTCAAATCTAAAGTGAAAGCATTCAAGAATTGGCTGAGAACGGAACGCCATCAAGACGTGGAGGAACTAATGAAGACGATACGAGCCAAACTAATCGGGCATTATCGCTACTATGGAATAACGGACAACAGCAGAGCAATGTCCGTATACAAATTCCAGATATCTAAAACGTTACTGAAATGGTTGAATCGCAGAAGCCAGAGAAGGAGTTTCACGGCAGATAAATATAACCTTTTCCTGCAGCGTAATCCTTTACCAGAACCTAAAATCTACGTGAACATATACGGATAA
- a CDS encoding ATP-binding protein → MIKLRTYDLEDEVKALILTEREDDYWDFKVKHHLNKANLLHDIICMANNRVDRDAYIIFGISDVTFEVVGIENDDNRRNQQQMIDFLKSKRFISGIRPRVELRTLMLAGHKIDILIIKNSTDTPCFLTEDFSDNGRKVRTNHIYTRVGDTNTDIDKSADINNVEYLWKKRFLLTRSPFEQIIERLKNKNEWERNEDTYFNVIKPECTIVLEYDDEDRELLPEFYAYAVSNPSTMYQMLSVKYYGTQLYGRQVVVLDSGRYITPTPDWEFLYFGNYGFRTDYAFKYFMKNSPLYKLNEFLYNEEQHEASIARRRFFEVVLLFEDSLEKDAFLEYVHLNKEDFLNKLAALDGKWSWIEANTKRQEEQVVIRLKTGKVLNQMLINFRQCTFK, encoded by the coding sequence ATGATTAAACTGCGAACTTATGATTTAGAAGATGAAGTGAAGGCACTGATTTTGACTGAACGTGAAGATGATTACTGGGATTTTAAAGTGAAACACCATTTGAACAAAGCCAACCTGCTACACGATATTATTTGTATGGCAAATAATCGGGTTGATAGGGATGCTTACATTATTTTTGGGATCTCTGATGTAACCTTTGAGGTAGTGGGCATTGAGAATGATGATAATCGAAGAAATCAACAGCAGATGATAGACTTCTTAAAATCAAAAAGATTTATCTCCGGAATTAGGCCTAGAGTTGAGTTAAGGACATTAATGTTGGCTGGCCATAAGATTGATATTTTAATCATCAAAAATAGTACTGATACACCATGTTTCTTGACTGAGGACTTTTCCGATAATGGTAGGAAGGTCAGAACCAACCACATCTACACTCGAGTGGGCGATACTAATACAGACATAGATAAAAGCGCAGATATTAATAATGTAGAGTACCTTTGGAAAAAGCGATTTTTGCTAACACGTTCTCCATTTGAGCAGATTATAGAACGTCTCAAAAACAAGAACGAATGGGAAAGAAACGAAGATACTTATTTCAATGTTATAAAACCTGAGTGTACTATTGTTTTGGAATATGACGATGAGGATCGTGAACTACTACCTGAATTTTATGCATATGCAGTCAGTAATCCATCGACAATGTATCAAATGTTGAGTGTTAAATATTATGGTACTCAACTGTATGGTAGACAGGTAGTGGTATTAGATAGTGGAAGGTACATTACCCCTACACCTGATTGGGAGTTTCTTTATTTCGGAAATTACGGTTTCCGTACTGATTATGCCTTTAAATATTTTATGAAAAATAGTCCTTTGTATAAATTAAACGAATTCTTATACAATGAAGAACAACATGAAGCAAGCATTGCTCGAAGAAGATTCTTCGAAGTCGTTCTGTTGTTTGAAGACTCACTAGAGAAGGATGCGTTTCTTGAATATGTACATCTGAACAAAGAAGACTTCTTGAACAAGTTGGCTGCCTTAGATGGAAAGTGGTCATGGATTGAGGCTAACACCAAGCGACAAGAAGAGCAAGTTGTAATTCGTTTGAAAACAGGGAAAGTATTAAATCAAATGCTCATTAATTTTCGTCAGTGTACATTTAAATAA
- a CDS encoding cysteine desulfurase family protein, with translation MYFDYCASTPVNPEVLDIFCAVSKNMYANPSSVHKLGYQASSLIEESREKISKLFKIAPSEIVFTSGATESNNLAILGVVRASRKVFASPHIIISAIEHSSVYSCAEYLKKDNVEVTILPVDSNGLVSIKQLEESLKENTVLVSIMYANNETGVIQPIKEIGEMLKLHNQVSFHVDGVQAVGKMEIALGSIDLFTFSGHKIGGPKGIGALIVKSNTVIAPIIWGGGQEYGIRPGTENVPAIASLAHAVEICILEQLSRTRHLQDIHHYIYNEIRSIPELEINSPRGHLCAPHILNFSYRGVPSSISINILTQKGILVSSQSACSSKSNKFSRVLLAITNDKDIASSSIRLSFSEATTFSDADVLLQEIQDMVKQIKTNGKYSYAHYSA, from the coding sequence ATGTACTTTGATTATTGTGCATCTACACCTGTTAATCCGGAGGTTCTGGATATTTTTTGCGCGGTGTCTAAAAACATGTATGCCAACCCCTCGTCTGTTCACAAATTAGGGTATCAAGCAAGTAGTCTAATTGAAGAATCCCGAGAGAAGATCTCCAAACTATTTAAGATAGCTCCAAGTGAAATAGTATTCACTTCCGGCGCAACCGAAAGTAATAATTTGGCAATTTTAGGAGTTGTGCGTGCCAGCAGAAAGGTCTTTGCCTCCCCCCATATTATCATATCCGCTATTGAGCATTCCTCGGTATACAGCTGTGCTGAATATCTCAAAAAGGATAATGTTGAGGTTACCATATTACCCGTAGATTCTAATGGTCTTGTATCTATAAAGCAATTAGAAGAATCCTTAAAAGAAAATACAGTTCTTGTGAGTATTATGTATGCTAACAATGAAACAGGGGTAATTCAACCAATCAAAGAAATTGGTGAAATGCTTAAATTGCATAATCAGGTTTCTTTTCACGTCGATGGAGTACAAGCAGTTGGGAAAATGGAAATAGCACTAGGTAGTATCGATCTATTTACATTTTCAGGCCATAAAATCGGAGGTCCTAAAGGTATTGGTGCCTTGATTGTTAAAAGCAACACGGTGATTGCACCTATTATTTGGGGAGGAGGCCAAGAATATGGAATTAGACCCGGAACAGAAAATGTCCCGGCAATCGCAAGCCTTGCCCATGCCGTGGAAATTTGTATATTGGAGCAGCTTTCTAGAACCAGACATTTACAAGATATACATCACTATATTTATAACGAAATCAGAAGCATTCCCGAGCTTGAAATTAATAGTCCTCGGGGTCATTTGTGCGCACCCCATATCTTAAATTTCTCTTATAGAGGTGTCCCCTCTTCTATTTCAATAAATATACTTACACAAAAAGGTATCTTAGTCTCATCACAATCAGCCTGTTCTTCCAAATCAAATAAATTTAGCAGAGTTTTGTTGGCCATAACTAATGATAAGGATATCGCTTCAAGCAGTATAAGGTTGAGTTTTAGTGAAGCTACTACATTTAGTGATGCTGATGTTCTATTACAAGAAATTCAAGACATGGTTAAACAAATTAAAACTAACGGAAAGTATTCATACGCCCATTATTCGGCATAA